Proteins encoded in a region of the Flavobacterium sp. MDT1-60 genome:
- a CDS encoding acyltransferase codes for MSSISTDFKPKKHYEILDGLRGVAAILVVAFHIFEAHNGGSRFKQIINHGYLAVDFFFLLSGFVVAYAYDDRWAKMTQWEFYKRRLIRLQPMVIMGMIIGAIFYYFQASDILFPQIAGMEVWKVILTMVIGFTLLPIPPSMEIRGWGEMHPLDGPAWSLFFEYIANILYAVLFRKFSNKVMTIFVLIFAGMLINYTVFGPKGDVIGGWSLNLEQMNVGFTRLLYPFFAGVLLCRLGKLIHIKGAFWVCSLLISAVLIIPRIGDENSLWMNGLYESFCIILVFPLIVAIGAGGEIKSAFSAKICKLLGDISYPIYITHYPLIYWYFAWVVDNKVALEDGYMVGIGVLITSIVIAYLCLKLYDEPVRNWLQKKFQRRSKVA; via the coding sequence ATGAGTTCAATTTCTACTGATTTTAAACCAAAAAAACATTACGAAATTCTGGATGGCTTACGTGGAGTAGCCGCTATTTTAGTTGTTGCATTTCATATTTTTGAAGCGCATAACGGAGGAAGCCGATTTAAACAAATAATAAACCATGGTTATTTAGCCGTTGATTTCTTTTTTCTTTTGTCCGGATTTGTGGTAGCCTATGCTTATGACGATCGCTGGGCAAAAATGACACAATGGGAATTTTACAAACGACGCTTAATTCGCCTTCAGCCCATGGTCATTATGGGAATGATAATTGGCGCCATATTCTATTATTTTCAGGCTTCGGATATTTTGTTTCCTCAAATCGCTGGTATGGAAGTGTGGAAAGTAATTTTAACCATGGTTATCGGTTTTACATTATTGCCAATTCCACCCTCAATGGAAATCAGGGGATGGGGCGAAATGCATCCGCTTGACGGGCCGGCATGGTCGCTTTTCTTTGAATATATAGCCAATATTTTATATGCTGTTTTATTTCGTAAATTCTCCAATAAAGTCATGACCATTTTTGTATTGATATTCGCCGGAATGCTGATTAATTATACTGTTTTCGGACCAAAAGGAGATGTGATTGGCGGATGGTCTTTGAATTTAGAACAAATGAATGTTGGTTTTACACGTTTGTTATATCCGTTTTTTGCAGGTGTTTTACTTTGTCGTTTAGGTAAATTAATCCACATAAAAGGTGCTTTCTGGGTTTGCAGTTTACTGATTTCTGCAGTTCTTATTATACCAAGAATCGGAGATGAAAATAGCTTATGGATGAATGGTTTGTATGAATCTTTCTGTATTATTTTAGTATTTCCTCTAATTGTTGCTATTGGTGCGGGAGGTGAAATTAAAAGTGCTTTCTCTGCTAAAATATGCAAACTTTTAGGTGATATATCTTATCCAATTTATATCACACATTATCCGCTAATTTATTGGTATTTTGCCTGGGTGGTTGATAATAAAGTAGCATTAGAAGATGGATATATGGTAGGAATTGGCGTTTTAATTACCAGTATTGTTATTGCGTATTTATGTTTGAAATTATACGATGAGCCTGTTAGAAATTGGCTTCAAAAGAAATTTCAGAGAAGGAGCAAAGTGGCATAG
- the galA gene encoding beta-galactosidase GalA, giving the protein MKTIFQKEILSCFIFLISFCTSAQNKSDRELILIDKDWRFSFGHLYDTQKDFGHAEGYFSYLTKTGFGDGPAASGFDDRAWRKLDLPHDWVVEQSFSKKASYSHGFKMAGKGFPEKSIGWYRKKINIPESDKGQIISLKFDGVFRNSKVFFNGYFLGTEESGYNGFEYDVSAYVNYGGENTIVVRVDASMEEGWFYEGAGIYRHVYLQKTNPIHVVTNGTYVISEIKNDNAEITAEVTIENKGNDKGSIEIIQTILDTGRKQITSVSENVPAPEFYKKANFTSKLNVKNPLLWDIENPNLYHLETQIKQNGKIIDRYETPFGIRTMKFDAEKGFFLNGKSVKLKGTNNHQDHAGIGTALPDELQYYRIKKLKEMGSNAYRCSHHPPTPELLKACDELGMLVIDETRLMGINDYHLNDLKRMIERDRNHPSIFCWSVGNEEWNIEGNIVGERVTNVMQGFAKSIDTTRPVTVGISSGFKSGISSVVEIMGYNYLGNGDIDAHRNQFKNQPGMGTEEGSTFATRGIYFTDDAKHYQSAYDKKPRPTFYSIEEGWKFYAERPYLAGVFFWTGFDYRGEPTPYGWPSVTSYFGMMDVCGFPKDNVFYLKSWWGNEPVLHILPHWNWSGMEGKEIDVWAYSNCDEVEFFLNKKSLGKKKMEQNGHLEWKVKYEPGTLEAVGFKNGKKVLTEIQKTTGNPEKIKLSVDKENLSNSSIVVVTAELTDKNGLHVPTANDEITFSIKGGKILGVGNGNPTSLESDKFIDNIDLVAINNFKEKKLASADFPDKIKDDSDTDWSEAFKDRDYKNQAPAYVYRGEFELKNNPDSNMVTFFYKKIGKENVVFVNGNKVEPSAADAQKYILNKAILKQGKNTIYIVTTPLQKIKDWDVMNTDPGIIQIVTPAEPWKRKLFNGYAQIIVQKEEKSKEVILTASGKGLKSGVLEVK; this is encoded by the coding sequence ATGAAAACTATTTTTCAGAAGGAAATACTATCCTGTTTTATTTTTTTGATTTCGTTTTGTACTTCGGCACAAAATAAATCAGATAGAGAATTGATTTTAATTGATAAAGATTGGCGTTTTTCATTTGGCCATTTGTATGATACTCAAAAAGATTTTGGGCATGCCGAAGGTTATTTCTCTTATTTGACAAAAACCGGATTTGGCGATGGACCGGCAGCGTCAGGTTTTGATGACCGTGCCTGGCGAAAATTGGATTTGCCTCATGATTGGGTTGTTGAACAATCCTTCAGCAAAAAAGCAAGTTACAGTCATGGATTTAAAATGGCCGGAAAAGGTTTTCCTGAAAAAAGTATCGGTTGGTACCGAAAAAAAATCAATATTCCCGAAAGCGATAAAGGCCAAATTATTTCTTTAAAGTTTGATGGCGTTTTTAGAAATTCAAAAGTGTTTTTTAACGGCTATTTCCTCGGAACAGAAGAAAGTGGTTATAATGGATTTGAATATGATGTTTCAGCTTATGTGAATTATGGCGGAGAAAATACAATTGTCGTTCGGGTCGATGCTTCAATGGAAGAAGGCTGGTTTTATGAAGGTGCCGGAATTTACAGACATGTATATCTGCAAAAAACAAATCCGATTCATGTGGTGACAAATGGTACTTATGTTATTTCGGAAATCAAAAATGATAATGCTGAAATTACGGCTGAAGTTACTATTGAAAATAAAGGAAATGATAAAGGTTCAATTGAAATTATTCAGACTATATTGGATACTGGAAGAAAACAAATTACTTCTGTTTCTGAAAATGTTCCGGCTCCTGAATTTTACAAAAAGGCAAATTTTACTTCAAAATTAAATGTAAAAAATCCATTGTTATGGGATATTGAGAATCCGAATTTATACCATTTAGAAACTCAAATTAAGCAAAATGGAAAAATAATTGATCGTTATGAAACGCCTTTTGGAATCAGAACAATGAAGTTTGATGCTGAAAAAGGTTTTTTTCTGAATGGAAAATCGGTTAAACTAAAAGGAACCAATAATCATCAGGATCATGCCGGAATTGGAACCGCTTTGCCGGATGAATTACAGTATTACCGAATCAAAAAGCTCAAAGAAATGGGCTCCAATGCCTATCGCTGTTCGCACCATCCGCCAACTCCGGAACTACTTAAAGCCTGTGATGAATTGGGAATGCTCGTGATTGATGAGACCCGTTTAATGGGAATTAACGATTATCATTTGAATGATTTAAAGCGAATGATTGAGCGCGACCGTAATCATCCTAGTATTTTTTGCTGGTCGGTTGGAAATGAAGAATGGAACATTGAAGGTAATATCGTTGGTGAACGTGTTACTAATGTAATGCAGGGATTTGCGAAAAGTATCGATACTACAAGGCCAGTAACAGTTGGAATAAGCAGTGGTTTTAAAAGCGGAATATCTTCTGTTGTGGAAATTATGGGTTATAATTATTTAGGAAACGGCGATATTGATGCACACCGAAATCAGTTTAAAAATCAGCCTGGGATGGGAACGGAGGAAGGTTCAACTTTTGCTACGCGAGGTATTTATTTTACAGATGATGCCAAACATTACCAAAGTGCTTACGATAAAAAGCCACGTCCAACATTTTACAGCATCGAAGAAGGATGGAAATTTTATGCCGAAAGACCCTATTTGGCCGGAGTATTTTTTTGGACAGGTTTTGATTATCGCGGAGAACCAACACCTTATGGGTGGCCATCGGTGACGTCTTATTTTGGAATGATGGATGTTTGCGGTTTCCCAAAAGATAATGTGTTTTATTTGAAATCCTGGTGGGGAAATGAACCTGTTTTACATATTCTGCCACATTGGAACTGGAGTGGAATGGAAGGAAAAGAAATAGACGTTTGGGCTTATTCAAATTGTGATGAGGTAGAATTTTTTCTCAATAAAAAGAGTCTCGGAAAAAAGAAAATGGAGCAAAATGGTCACTTAGAATGGAAAGTAAAATATGAACCCGGAACTTTGGAAGCAGTCGGTTTTAAAAATGGAAAAAAGGTGTTGACAGAAATTCAAAAAACAACAGGAAATCCGGAAAAAATAAAACTTTCTGTTGATAAAGAAAATCTTTCCAATTCAAGTATTGTGGTTGTAACGGCCGAATTGACTGATAAAAATGGTTTACACGTCCCAACTGCCAACGACGAAATCACGTTTTCAATTAAAGGCGGAAAAATTCTCGGAGTAGGAAATGGAAACCCAACATCATTAGAGAGTGATAAATTTATTGATAACATTGATCTTGTTGCTATAAATAATTTTAAGGAGAAGAAATTAGCTTCAGCTGATTTTCCAGATAAAATTAAGGATGATTCTGATACGGATTGGAGTGAGGCTTTTAAAGACAGGGATTATAAAAATCAAGCTCCGGCCTATGTCTATAGAGGAGAATTTGAGTTGAAAAATAACCCGGATTCTAATATGGTAACATTCTTCTATAAGAAAATAGGAAAAGAAAACGTAGTTTTTGTAAACGGAAATAAAGTTGAACCAAGTGCAGCAGATGCTCAAAAATACATTTTAAATAAAGCTATTTTAAAACAAGGAAAAAATACAATTTATATTGTAACAACGCCTTTGCAAAAAATAAAAGACTGGGATGTAATGAATACCGATCCCGGAATTATTCAGATAGTAACTCCGGCAGAACCCTGGAAGAGAAAACTCTTTAACGGATATGCACAAATCATCGTTCAAAAAGAAGAAAAATCGAAAGAAGTTATTTTAACTGCTTCAGGGAAAGGATTAAAATCAGGAGTTTTAGAAGTTAAGTAG
- a CDS encoding helix-turn-helix transcriptional regulator gives MEQIEIFKALSNKSRLQMLEWLKEPEIHFPEQLQHAGFEHGVCVGQIQAKAGLTQSTVSEYLSILQRAGFIEATRVGQWTYYKRNEGAFEALSKLIQSNL, from the coding sequence ATGGAACAAATAGAAATATTTAAGGCACTGTCGAACAAATCCAGATTACAAATGCTGGAATGGTTAAAAGAACCCGAAATACACTTCCCGGAACAACTCCAGCATGCAGGATTTGAACATGGCGTTTGTGTTGGGCAAATACAAGCCAAGGCGGGCCTGACGCAATCAACAGTTTCTGAATACCTGTCCATTTTACAACGTGCCGGCTTTATAGAAGCCACACGCGTTGGACAATGGACCTACTATAAACGCAACGAAGGTGCCTTTGAAGCACTCAGTAAATTAATTCAATCTAATTTGTAA
- a CDS encoding AraC family transcriptional regulator → MKEQLDFQASELGINDLKLKGFKVYEINGDVSKIPTYNRRDYYKICINTSKSLIHYADRGIEVDGTILFFGNPHIPYSWDIISPSYEGYACVFTEEFLKVKDRSESLHESPLFKIGGTPIFSLLPEQKVFIDSLFKKMIEEQETDYVFKDDLIRNYINLILHESMKMQPSENFFKHKNASARITSLFLELLERQFPVETKDQPLILKTPQDYAQSLAVHVNHLNRSVKEVTGKPTTAHITERIIGEAKALLQHTDWSIADIGYSLGFEYPSYFNNYFKRLTGTIPKSLRM, encoded by the coding sequence ATGAAAGAGCAATTAGATTTTCAGGCTTCAGAACTTGGTATAAACGATTTAAAGCTGAAAGGTTTTAAAGTATACGAAATTAATGGTGATGTAAGTAAAATTCCGACCTATAACCGCAGGGATTACTACAAAATTTGCATCAATACCAGTAAAAGTCTTATACATTATGCGGATCGCGGGATAGAAGTTGACGGAACTATTTTGTTCTTCGGAAATCCGCATATTCCATATTCGTGGGATATTATTTCTCCTTCCTATGAAGGTTATGCCTGTGTTTTTACTGAAGAATTTTTGAAAGTAAAAGACCGTTCAGAAAGTCTTCATGAATCGCCTTTGTTTAAAATAGGCGGAACTCCAATTTTTTCCTTATTACCTGAACAAAAAGTATTTATAGATTCATTGTTTAAAAAAATGATCGAAGAACAGGAAACAGATTATGTTTTTAAAGATGATTTAATCCGTAATTATATCAATTTGATTCTGCATGAATCAATGAAAATGCAACCTTCAGAGAATTTCTTTAAACACAAAAATGCTTCGGCAAGAATCACTTCATTGTTTTTGGAACTTTTAGAGAGACAATTTCCGGTAGAAACAAAAGATCAGCCCTTAATTTTGAAAACACCACAAGATTATGCTCAAAGTCTTGCAGTACACGTGAATCACCTCAATCGTTCGGTAAAAGAAGTTACCGGAAAACCTACCACAGCGCATATTACCGAAAGAATTATCGGCGAAGCCAAAGCTTTATTGCAACATACTGACTGGAGCATTGCAGATATCGGTTATTCACTCGGATTTGAGTATCCAAGCTATTTTAATAATTACTTTAAAAGACTTACCGGAACCATTCCGAAATCGTTGAGAATGTAA
- a CDS encoding chromate transporter gives MADLKYTLRELTLYFLKLGTIGFGGPVALVGYMHKDLVENRKWISDEEYKQGLALAQLAPGPLAAQLGIYIGFIHYRLLGATLIGFAFILPSFLMVVLLGIVYKLYGGLSWIQAAFYGVGAAVIGLILVSSYKLTVKSIGKFNIESFKINWLLWLFFLIALGVTFITQQEPVLLFIVAGFLYMLIKAPPKWLNSKSINSILFLQIPFWNYENDTLLKIAIFFAQAGTFVFGSGLAIVPFLHSGVVIENHWLTEQQFLDSVAVAMITPGPVVITVGFIGYLVDGFIGALVAALATFLPCYLFTVAMAPSFHKIAKDKSVKAFVDGITAAVIGALVGSVFVIASRTIIDIPTAFIATITIAALLYVKNIAEPYIILIAAVVGLIIKLI, from the coding sequence ATGGCAGATTTAAAATATACATTAAGAGAACTAACCCTGTATTTTCTAAAACTAGGCACAATAGGTTTTGGAGGTCCGGTTGCCCTTGTAGGCTATATGCACAAAGACCTAGTAGAAAATCGAAAATGGATCTCTGATGAAGAATACAAACAAGGCTTAGCTTTGGCACAATTGGCTCCCGGACCGTTAGCTGCACAATTAGGTATCTATATTGGTTTTATACATTATCGTTTATTAGGCGCTACTTTAATCGGATTTGCATTTATATTACCTTCCTTTTTAATGGTTGTTCTTTTAGGAATCGTATACAAATTATATGGAGGATTATCCTGGATTCAGGCTGCATTTTATGGTGTTGGCGCAGCTGTTATTGGCCTTATATTGGTTAGTTCGTATAAACTTACCGTAAAATCTATTGGTAAATTCAACATAGAATCTTTTAAAATAAATTGGCTTTTGTGGCTGTTTTTTCTCATTGCTTTAGGCGTAACTTTTATAACACAGCAAGAACCCGTTTTACTATTTATTGTTGCAGGTTTTTTATATATGCTTATAAAAGCACCTCCGAAATGGTTAAACTCAAAATCTATAAATTCGATATTGTTTCTACAAATTCCTTTTTGGAATTATGAAAACGATACACTACTAAAAATTGCAATTTTCTTCGCCCAGGCAGGAACATTTGTATTTGGAAGCGGTTTAGCCATCGTGCCCTTTTTACATTCCGGTGTTGTAATCGAAAATCATTGGCTCACAGAACAGCAATTTCTGGATTCTGTCGCTGTCGCAATGATTACGCCTGGACCTGTAGTTATAACAGTCGGATTTATTGGCTATTTGGTTGACGGATTTATTGGGGCTTTGGTTGCTGCTTTAGCAACATTTTTGCCTTGCTATTTATTTACCGTTGCAATGGCGCCTTCCTTTCATAAAATTGCCAAAGATAAATCGGTCAAAGCATTTGTTGATGGTATAACGGCAGCGGTTATTGGAGCGTTGGTTGGATCTGTTTTTGTAATTGCTTCCCGTACTATAATTGATATTCCAACTGCTTTTATAGCTACTATAACTATTGCTGCTTTGTTGTATGTTAAAAATATAGCTGAACCCTACATCATACTTATTGCTGCTGTTGTTGGCTTAATTATAAAATTGATATAA
- a CDS encoding TlpA disulfide reductase family protein, translated as MKKTLLILAFLCSVLTSNAQVVGLEVGDIAPEIDLPDTKGNNVALTSLRGDLVLIDFWASWCGPCTKEHPELIKLYNTYPGKLSIYSVSMDTKKPLWLGAIAKQKLPWIQVSDLKYWKSPAAVDYMLQSVPLNFLIDKNGIILAKNIHGNALNEMVKSILAPQQN; from the coding sequence ATGAAAAAAACTTTACTCATTTTGGCATTCTTATGCTCCGTTTTAACCTCAAATGCACAAGTTGTTGGTCTTGAAGTGGGAGATATAGCCCCTGAAATCGATCTTCCGGATACAAAAGGAAATAATGTGGCCCTTACTTCCTTAAGGGGAGATTTAGTTTTAATTGACTTTTGGGCGTCCTGGTGTGGACCATGCACAAAGGAACATCCGGAATTGATAAAATTATATAATACGTATCCGGGTAAATTATCCATTTACAGTGTTTCAATGGATACTAAAAAGCCACTTTGGTTAGGAGCTATTGCCAAACAAAAACTTCCATGGATACAAGTAAGTGATCTTAAATATTGGAAATCTCCTGCTGCTGTAGATTATATGCTTCAATCTGTACCATTAAATTTTTTAATAGACAAAAACGGAATTATTCTGGCTAAAAACATTCATGGAAATGCTTTGAATGAAATGGTGAAAAGTATATTGGCACCACAGCAAAACTAG
- a CDS encoding chromate resistance protein ChrB domain-containing protein translates to MKWITRERPKIDRIACPWLIKKFVDQDAEFIYVPFNEVVAKAEALNAIPFDIPNVEYTHYNEECTFDYIVKKHQIKDPAVLIIAKIVRGADTDQHEIAKEAAGLWAISAGLSHNITNDAELLTNGIVIYDALYSWATHLYKQNHLQNSPFESLLHEVYNKFLAEKKSNQKTPLWVKDLKEIIQDQIDTQFAFDLKKISNDLELNPSYLSREFSKYFEDLNFGEYVRKLRIEKAINLIQNSTYTLTEIAYMTGFSDQSHFTRIFKLHTGKNPSSYRKNSLKSKPDTKGK, encoded by the coding sequence ATGAAATGGATTACCAGAGAAAGACCTAAAATTGACAGAATTGCGTGCCCATGGCTAATCAAAAAATTTGTTGATCAGGATGCCGAATTCATTTATGTTCCCTTTAATGAAGTGGTTGCGAAAGCCGAAGCATTAAATGCAATTCCGTTTGACATTCCCAATGTCGAATATACGCATTACAACGAAGAATGCACTTTTGATTACATTGTAAAAAAGCATCAAATTAAGGATCCTGCCGTTCTAATAATAGCCAAAATTGTTCGTGGAGCTGATACTGATCAACATGAAATTGCAAAAGAAGCTGCCGGACTCTGGGCAATTTCTGCAGGGCTTTCACATAATATCACCAACGATGCTGAACTATTGACGAACGGAATAGTTATCTATGATGCACTTTACAGCTGGGCAACACATTTGTACAAACAAAATCATTTGCAAAACAGTCCCTTTGAAAGTTTGCTTCATGAAGTGTACAACAAATTTTTAGCTGAGAAGAAATCAAATCAAAAAACACCTTTGTGGGTTAAGGATTTAAAAGAAATAATTCAGGATCAGATTGATACCCAGTTTGCTTTTGATCTAAAGAAAATTTCAAATGATTTAGAACTTAATCCTTCCTATCTATCCAGAGAATTTTCTAAGTATTTTGAAGATTTGAATTTTGGTGAATATGTTCGGAAATTGCGAATCGAAAAAGCGATAAACCTTATTCAAAATTCTACTTATACCCTAACTGAAATTGCTTATATGACGGGCTTTTCAGACCAAAGTCATTTTACACGAATTTTTAAACTACACACCGGAAAAAATCCTTCATCGTACCGAAAAAATTCGCTAAAAAGTAAACCAGATACAAAAGGTAAATAA
- a CDS encoding NADH:flavin oxidoreductase, whose amino-acid sequence MSTNNLFSPFNLKTLNLKNRIVMAPMTRSFSPNGIPTDEVASYYQKRAEGEVGLILSEGTVINRPSSSNDANVPHFHGDAALKGWKNVIDEVHAAGGKMGPQIWHMGIMDNHHSGWVPPVPFEGPSGLNRPDFRNGVTMSEKDIEDTILAFGQAAADAKRLGFDTIEIHGAHGYLIDQFFRAETNLRTDIYGGKTLPERNRFAIEVVKEVRKQVGKDFAVIMRFSQFKPSDYNYKLAKNPQELEAWLTPLVDAGVDIVHASQRRFWEPEFEGSDLNFAGWAKKVTGAPTITVGSVGLSGDFFGAFAGESSEPTSLEELNRRFDRGDFDLVAVGRPLLSDPNWVAKIKAGKTDELKGFSKEALGQLVLE is encoded by the coding sequence ATGAGTACAAACAACCTGTTTTCGCCATTTAACTTAAAAACGTTAAATCTTAAAAACCGAATCGTAATGGCGCCAATGACGCGCTCCTTTTCTCCAAACGGAATACCAACTGATGAAGTAGCTTCTTACTACCAAAAAAGAGCTGAAGGTGAAGTTGGATTAATATTATCTGAAGGAACCGTAATCAACAGGCCTTCCTCATCAAATGATGCTAATGTACCTCATTTTCATGGTGATGCAGCTTTAAAAGGATGGAAAAATGTTATTGATGAAGTTCATGCTGCAGGCGGAAAAATGGGACCGCAAATCTGGCATATGGGAATTATGGACAATCATCATTCTGGATGGGTTCCGCCCGTTCCTTTTGAAGGTCCTTCTGGACTAAACCGACCTGACTTTAGAAATGGTGTAACCATGTCTGAAAAAGATATTGAAGATACTATTCTTGCTTTTGGACAAGCTGCTGCTGATGCCAAAAGACTAGGTTTTGATACCATTGAAATTCACGGGGCTCACGGTTATTTAATTGACCAGTTTTTTAGAGCAGAAACTAATTTACGTACTGATATTTATGGTGGAAAAACATTGCCGGAGCGTAATCGTTTTGCTATTGAAGTCGTAAAAGAAGTAAGAAAACAAGTGGGTAAAGATTTTGCAGTAATCATGCGTTTTTCTCAATTTAAACCTTCTGATTACAATTATAAACTGGCAAAAAACCCACAGGAATTAGAAGCATGGCTTACACCTCTTGTGGATGCCGGAGTTGATATTGTACACGCTTCACAACGCAGATTTTGGGAACCGGAATTTGAAGGTTCTGATTTAAACTTTGCAGGTTGGGCTAAAAAAGTAACTGGAGCACCAACAATTACTGTTGGTTCTGTAGGACTTTCAGGAGATTTCTTTGGAGCTTTTGCCGGAGAAAGTTCTGAACCAACTTCTTTAGAAGAATTAAACAGACGTTTCGACAGAGGCGATTTTGATTTGGTTGCTGTTGGAAGACCTCTTTTATCTGATCCGAATTGGGTTGCAAAAATCAAAGCCGGAAAAACAGATGAATTGAAAGGTTTCAGCAAAGAAGCTTTAGGGCAATTGGTTTTGGAATAA